A stretch of the Candidatus Jettenia sp. AMX2 genome encodes the following:
- a CDS encoding DNA glycosylase, protein MPKIKVKDFNLEYTLFCGQVFRVSQAEDWYYIITRDRIFKIRQFSDYLEFHGIDKEFLVHYLALDEPYSDILGEINKDPCIDAAIRRYHGLRIIRQDPWECFISFLCSSAANIPKIQLNLELLSKIFGKRICLNEYEGYAFPNPGGLNNYENILMAKTGFRAKFILSANRLVSEEFLLSLRKLPYSEAKKALKNVPGIGDKIADCILLFSLGFTGAFPVDTWMKKILQKLYFGNRVVSNRLLSDFGIGYFGKYAGYAQQFLYLFARESGLDKVSFPIER, encoded by the coding sequence TTGCCTAAAATTAAAGTAAAAGATTTTAATCTCGAATATACACTCTTCTGCGGCCAGGTATTCCGGGTATCTCAAGCAGAAGATTGGTACTATATTATCACGAGAGACCGTATATTTAAAATTCGCCAATTTTCTGATTATTTAGAGTTTCACGGGATTGATAAAGAGTTTTTGGTACATTATCTTGCCCTTGATGAGCCATATTCTGATATACTGGGTGAGATAAACAAGGATCCCTGCATTGATGCTGCTATCAGGAGATATCATGGCCTGAGAATTATACGGCAGGATCCCTGGGAATGTTTCATATCGTTTCTTTGTTCCTCAGCAGCAAATATCCCTAAGATACAGTTGAATCTTGAACTGTTATCAAAAATCTTCGGGAAAAGGATTTGTTTAAATGAATATGAAGGGTATGCATTTCCCAATCCGGGCGGCCTGAATAACTATGAAAATATCCTGATGGCAAAGACGGGCTTCCGTGCAAAATTCATTCTGTCGGCCAATAGACTTGTGAGTGAGGAATTTTTACTATCATTAAGGAAACTCCCATATTCAGAGGCAAAGAAGGCTTTGAAAAATGTTCCGGGGATTGGAGATAAAATCGCCGATTGTATCCTTCTTTTTTCCCTTGGTTTTACCGGGGCGTTCCCTGTCGATACCTGGATGAAAAAAATACTTCAAAAACTTTACTTCGGGAACAGGGTAGTATCAAATAGACTACTGAGTGATTTTGGAATAGGGTATTTTGGTAAATATGCCGGATATGCCCAGCAATTTCTTTATCTTTTTGCGCGGGAATCCGGTTTGGATAAGGTATCATTCCCAATTGAGAGATGA